In Arthrobacter sp. PAMC25284, a single genomic region encodes these proteins:
- a CDS encoding DUF1579 domain-containing protein: MDRPLPVGAYEALKQFLGQWAGTTQWQSTPWGPARSAAAGVTFSRTGAGLAVTLSYHHSNADGTHTEGHGVFTVDPDHPDTLWYRVNSLGLPPEPPARAGWRDGTLTVERHSGHGTARHTYRIADGLLTHTAAVRLGSAGTFTPVMTSVYRRRPAGAGAAAGPDAGEGLSPGSPRGTSTA, encoded by the coding sequence ATGGACCGGCCACTGCCAGTCGGCGCGTATGAGGCGCTGAAGCAGTTCCTGGGGCAGTGGGCGGGCACCACACAGTGGCAGTCGACGCCCTGGGGGCCGGCCCGGTCGGCGGCAGCCGGCGTGACGTTCAGCCGGACCGGTGCCGGGCTGGCGGTTACCTTGAGCTACCACCACAGCAACGCTGATGGGACCCACACCGAGGGGCACGGAGTCTTCACCGTGGACCCTGACCATCCGGACACCCTCTGGTACCGCGTGAACAGCTTGGGCCTGCCGCCGGAACCGCCCGCGCGCGCCGGCTGGCGGGATGGGACTCTGACCGTGGAACGGCACAGCGGCCACGGCACCGCCCGGCACACCTACCGGATCGCCGATGGCCTGCTGACCCATACCGCGGCAGTGCGGCTCGGCAGCGCCGGCACTTTTACTCCCGTGATGACGTCCGTCTACCGGCGCCGGCCAGCCGGCGCCGGCGCAGCGGCCGGCCCGGACGCTGGCGAGGGCCTGTCCCCTGGCTCGCCCAGAGGGACCAGCACCGCGTAG
- a CDS encoding kynureninase — MDNKTTVDLLWQRAQELDAADPLATYRDHFLGTETPLVYLDGNSLGRPLRRTAADISSFIQDKWGGRLIRGWDEEWLQLPQDLGDQLGRAVLGAGPGQTIIADSTTVVLYKLIRAAVAAVTDPARTEIVLDTENFPTDRYLVEGIAGEEGMTVRWIDADPSTGVTVDQVRAVTGPATAVVVLSHIAYRSAFIADMAGITAAVHDAGALVVWDLSHSVGSVEVALDAADADFAAGCTYKYLNGGPGSPAFAYVNTRHLSGLQQPVWGWIGRKDPFEMGPGYEAAAGIRGFLSGTPPIFGMLAMRGTLDLLEEAGMAAVREKSRRLTAFAVELHDAWLAPAGAELSTPRDPDLRGSHITVDHPAFRDMTAALWETDVIPDFRAPHGIRIGLSPLSTSFAELYRGVDAIRERLVAVR, encoded by the coding sequence ATGGATAACAAAACAACGGTCGATCTTCTCTGGCAGCGAGCGCAGGAACTCGATGCCGCAGATCCGCTGGCCACCTACCGGGACCACTTTCTTGGCACCGAAACGCCCCTGGTCTACCTGGACGGCAACTCCCTCGGCCGCCCGCTCCGGCGAACCGCCGCCGATATCAGCAGCTTCATCCAGGACAAGTGGGGAGGCCGCCTGATCCGCGGCTGGGACGAGGAATGGCTGCAGCTTCCGCAGGACCTCGGCGACCAGCTGGGGCGAGCCGTGCTCGGCGCCGGTCCCGGGCAGACCATCATCGCCGATTCCACCACCGTGGTGCTGTACAAACTGATCCGGGCCGCCGTGGCCGCTGTGACAGACCCGGCCCGCACCGAGATTGTGCTGGACACCGAAAATTTCCCCACCGACCGCTACCTCGTCGAGGGTATCGCCGGTGAGGAGGGGATGACGGTGCGCTGGATCGACGCGGATCCGTCAACTGGGGTGACCGTTGACCAGGTCCGCGCCGTCACCGGACCGGCCACCGCCGTCGTCGTCCTTAGCCATATCGCCTACCGTTCGGCATTTATCGCCGACATGGCCGGGATCACCGCAGCCGTGCACGACGCCGGCGCTCTGGTCGTATGGGACCTGTCCCACTCCGTCGGATCCGTGGAGGTGGCGCTGGACGCCGCCGACGCCGACTTCGCCGCCGGCTGCACCTACAAGTACCTCAACGGGGGACCGGGCTCACCGGCGTTCGCGTATGTCAATACCCGGCACCTGTCCGGCCTGCAGCAGCCGGTCTGGGGCTGGATCGGCCGGAAGGATCCGTTTGAGATGGGACCCGGCTATGAGGCTGCCGCCGGCATCCGCGGCTTCCTCAGCGGCACGCCGCCGATCTTCGGCATGCTCGCCATGCGCGGCACGCTGGACCTGCTCGAGGAGGCCGGCATGGCTGCGGTTCGGGAAAAATCGCGCCGGCTCACCGCGTTCGCCGTCGAACTCCACGACGCGTGGCTCGCACCTGCGGGCGCGGAACTCTCGACGCCGCGGGACCCGGACCTGCGGGGCAGCCACATCACCGTGGATCACCCGGCATTCCGCGACATGACTGCGGCTCTGTGGGAGACCGATGTCATTCCCGATTTCCGTGCGCCGCACGGCATCAGGATCGGGCTCTCGCCGCTGAGCACGTCATTCGCCGAGCTCTACCGGGGCGTCGACGCCATCCGGGAGCGGTTGGTTGCCGTTCGCTGA
- the rpsO gene encoding 30S ribosomal protein S15, translated as MALDAAVKQSIIQDFATSEGDTGSPEVQVAVLTQRIKDLTEHMKEHKHDYHTQRGLLAMVGRRKRMLTYLKNTDINRYRALIERLGLRR; from the coding sequence GTGGCACTTGACGCCGCTGTAAAGCAGTCCATCATTCAGGATTTCGCAACATCTGAGGGCGACACCGGTTCGCCGGAGGTCCAGGTTGCAGTCCTGACTCAGCGGATCAAGGATCTGACTGAGCACATGAAGGAGCACAAGCACGATTACCACACCCAGCGCGGTCTGCTGGCCATGGTTGGTCGTCGCAAGCGTATGCTCACCTACCTGAAGAACACTGACATCAACCGCTACCGTGCGCTCATCGAGCGCCTCGGCCTGCGCCGCTAG
- a CDS encoding MoaD/ThiS family protein produces MHVRYFAAARAAAGADEENFELADGATVATVLEAIVAVERPEPPNGTPPLARILSRSSFLLNEVAVRDTATPVQPRDVIDVLPPFAGG; encoded by the coding sequence GTGCACGTACGTTACTTCGCTGCCGCGCGCGCTGCCGCCGGCGCGGATGAGGAAAATTTCGAGCTGGCCGACGGCGCCACCGTCGCCACGGTGCTCGAAGCGATCGTCGCCGTCGAACGTCCGGAGCCGCCGAACGGGACGCCGCCTTTGGCGCGCATCCTGTCCCGGTCCAGCTTTTTGCTTAATGAGGTTGCCGTCCGGGACACCGCAACGCCCGTGCAGCCCCGCGACGTAATCGACGTGCTCCCGCCCTTCGCCGGCGGCTAG
- a CDS encoding polyribonucleotide nucleotidyltransferase, with the protein MEGPEIQFSEAVIDNGRFGKRVIRFETGRLAKQAAGAAMVYIDEETALLSATTAGKHPREGFDFFPLTVDVEERMYAAGRIPGSFFRREGRPSTEAILACRLMDRPLRPAFVKGLRNEVQIVVTVLSINPDELYDVVAINASSMSTQLSGLPFSGPIGGVRVALIADEHGSQWVAFPKHSQLENAVFNMVVAGRVAGDDVAIMMVEAEATDNSWNLIKEQGATAPTEEVVSEGLEAAKPFIKALCEAQADLAARAAKPTVEFPVFLDYQDDVYAAVEAAAADKLTAVFQIADKQERDTASDALKDEVTSSLAGQFEGREKELSAAFRSVTKHVVRQRILTDQIRIDGRGLTDIRQLTAEVEVLPRVHGSAIFERGETQIMGVTTLNMLKMEQQIDSLSPVTRKRYMHNYNFPPYSTGETGRVGSPKRREIGHGALAERAIMPVLPSREEFPYAIRQVSEALSSNGSTSMGSVCASTLSLLNAGVPLKAAVAGIAMGLVSDQVDGQTRYAALTDILGAEDAFGDMDFKVAGTAEFVTAIQLDTKLDGIPASVLAAALKQAREARLHILDVLNSAIDTPDELSEFAPRVIAVKIPVDKIGEVIGPKGKMINQIQEDTGADISIEDDGTVYIGATNGPSADAARSAINAIANPQIPEIGERYLGTVVKTTTFGAFVSLTPGKDGLLHISELRKIAGGKRVDNVDDVVSVGQKIQVEITKIDDRGKLSLSPVVAEEEGAGEAEAVHASAPAEA; encoded by the coding sequence TTGGAGGGTCCCGAAATCCAGTTCTCAGAAGCAGTTATTGACAATGGCCGCTTCGGCAAGCGTGTAATCCGCTTCGAAACCGGCCGTCTTGCCAAGCAGGCAGCCGGCGCAGCGATGGTCTACATCGACGAAGAGACCGCCCTGCTGTCCGCCACCACGGCCGGCAAGCACCCGCGTGAAGGCTTCGACTTCTTCCCGCTGACGGTCGACGTCGAAGAGCGCATGTACGCAGCGGGCCGCATCCCGGGCTCGTTCTTCCGCCGCGAAGGCCGTCCGTCCACCGAGGCCATCCTGGCCTGCCGCCTGATGGACCGCCCGCTGCGCCCCGCCTTCGTCAAGGGCCTGCGCAACGAGGTCCAGATCGTCGTCACCGTGCTCTCCATCAACCCGGACGAGCTCTACGACGTGGTCGCGATCAACGCCTCCTCAATGTCCACCCAGCTCTCCGGCCTGCCCTTCTCCGGCCCGATCGGCGGCGTCCGCGTTGCCCTGATCGCCGACGAGCATGGCTCGCAGTGGGTTGCCTTCCCGAAGCACTCGCAGCTTGAGAACGCCGTCTTCAACATGGTCGTTGCCGGCCGCGTTGCAGGCGACGACGTTGCCATCATGATGGTGGAAGCCGAAGCGACCGACAACTCCTGGAACCTCATCAAGGAACAGGGCGCCACCGCCCCGACCGAAGAGGTTGTCTCCGAAGGCCTCGAGGCTGCCAAGCCGTTCATCAAGGCCCTCTGCGAAGCACAGGCCGACCTGGCTGCCCGCGCCGCCAAGCCGACCGTCGAGTTCCCGGTCTTCCTGGACTACCAGGACGACGTCTACGCCGCGGTTGAGGCCGCTGCCGCTGACAAGCTGACCGCTGTCTTCCAGATCGCCGACAAGCAGGAGCGCGACACCGCCTCCGACGCGCTCAAGGATGAGGTCACTTCTTCCCTGGCCGGCCAGTTCGAAGGCCGCGAGAAGGAACTCTCCGCAGCCTTCCGCTCGGTCACCAAGCATGTTGTGCGCCAGCGCATCCTCACGGACCAGATCCGCATCGACGGCCGCGGCCTGACGGACATCCGTCAGCTCACCGCCGAGGTTGAGGTTCTGCCGCGCGTCCACGGCTCGGCCATCTTCGAACGCGGCGAAACTCAGATCATGGGTGTCACCACTTTGAACATGCTCAAGATGGAACAGCAGATCGACTCGCTGTCTCCCGTGACGCGCAAGCGCTACATGCACAACTACAACTTCCCGCCGTACTCCACCGGTGAGACCGGCCGCGTCGGTTCGCCGAAGCGCCGCGAAATCGGCCACGGTGCCCTGGCGGAGCGCGCCATCATGCCGGTGCTGCCGTCCCGCGAGGAATTCCCCTACGCCATCCGCCAGGTGTCTGAAGCCCTCAGCTCCAACGGTTCGACGTCGATGGGTTCCGTCTGCGCCTCCACGCTGTCCCTGCTCAACGCAGGTGTGCCGCTGAAGGCCGCCGTCGCCGGTATCGCCATGGGTCTGGTCTCCGACCAGGTTGACGGCCAGACCCGCTACGCCGCCCTGACCGACATCCTCGGCGCCGAAGATGCCTTCGGCGACATGGACTTCAAGGTTGCCGGCACCGCCGAGTTCGTCACGGCCATCCAGCTGGACACGAAGCTCGACGGGATCCCGGCTTCCGTCCTGGCAGCAGCCCTGAAGCAGGCCCGCGAAGCCCGCCTGCACATCCTGGATGTCCTGAACTCCGCGATCGACACCCCGGACGAGCTCTCCGAGTTCGCGCCGCGCGTCATCGCAGTCAAGATCCCCGTAGACAAGATCGGCGAGGTCATCGGCCCGAAGGGCAAGATGATCAACCAGATCCAGGAAGACACCGGCGCCGACATCTCGATCGAGGACGACGGCACGGTCTACATTGGCGCCACGAACGGCCCGTCTGCCGACGCAGCACGGTCCGCGATCAACGCCATCGCCAACCCGCAGATTCCGGAAATCGGCGAGCGCTACCTGGGCACGGTTGTCAAGACCACGACCTTCGGCGCCTTCGTGTCCCTGACTCCGGGCAAGGACGGCCTCCTGCACATCTCCGAGCTGCGCAAGATCGCCGGCGGCAAGCGCGTGGACAACGTCGATGACGTCGTCTCTGTCGGACAGAAGATCCAGGTCGAAATCACCAAGATCGACGACCGCGGAAAGCTCTCGCTGTCTCCCGTGGTGGCCGAGGAAGAAGGCGCCGGCGAAGCCGAAGCCGTTCACGCCTCTGCACCCGCGGAAGCCTAG
- a CDS encoding response regulator transcription factor produces the protein MNKSQPAPDPTENRRILLVEDEQTIADVVRDYLVQAGFQVELAADGFTALHLAAERQPDLVLLDRMLPGLDGVEVCRRLRAAHGVPVILLTALGTEDDRILGLEAGADDYVTKPFSPRELVLRVRSVLRRSITEFSPEPSVEVGGFDLNPAARTVIHNGRELSLTAREFDLLAFLLRRPNQVFSREELIKAVWGWDFGDLSTVTVHVRRLREKIEADPTKPAVLRTVWGVGYRLDVEEHPGAQAPMPGPDEGGATDAGL, from the coding sequence GTGAACAAGTCCCAGCCTGCCCCGGATCCGACGGAAAACCGGCGCATCCTCCTGGTGGAGGATGAACAGACTATTGCCGACGTCGTCCGCGACTATCTCGTACAGGCGGGCTTCCAGGTGGAGCTCGCCGCCGACGGGTTCACAGCCCTGCATCTGGCCGCCGAACGGCAACCGGACCTCGTGCTCCTGGACCGGATGCTGCCCGGGCTCGACGGCGTGGAGGTCTGCCGCCGGCTCCGCGCCGCGCACGGAGTGCCGGTCATCCTGCTCACCGCACTGGGGACCGAGGACGACCGGATCCTGGGCCTGGAAGCCGGCGCTGACGATTACGTGACGAAACCGTTTTCCCCGCGCGAACTGGTGCTGAGAGTCCGCTCCGTGCTGCGGCGCAGCATTACCGAATTCAGCCCCGAGCCCTCCGTCGAGGTCGGCGGTTTCGACCTGAACCCCGCCGCCCGGACCGTCATCCACAACGGGCGGGAACTGTCCCTGACGGCCCGCGAATTTGATCTGCTGGCCTTCCTGCTGCGCCGTCCGAACCAGGTCTTCAGCCGTGAGGAACTCATCAAGGCCGTCTGGGGCTGGGACTTCGGAGACCTCTCCACGGTCACCGTCCATGTCCGGCGGCTGCGCGAAAAAATCGAAGCCGACCCCACAAAACCCGCAGTGCTGCGGACCGTATGGGGAGTGGGCTACCGGCTGGACGTGGAGGAGCACCCCGGAGCGCAGGCCCCCATGCCGGGACCGGACGAAGGCGGGGCGACCGATGCAGGCCTCTGA
- a CDS encoding pitrilysin family protein gives MTVVPLPLEQNLHADTLIHGADGGSEVRRSVLPGGVRVLTEAMPGQRSATIGFWVGVGSRDEAAGQHGSTHFLEHLLFKGTRRRSALEIASAFDEVGGESNAATAKESTCYFARVLDTDLPMAIDVIADMITGAVLDPQEMDQERDVILEEIAMDSDDPTDVAHEHFVAAVLGTHPLARPIGGTPDAIRAVERDSVWDHYQRYYRPDELVITAAGGLDHDVVCGLVVDALNAAGWKLEPTAAPTPRRGTDRAVIAGTAGLHVVKRPVEQANIIMGCPSLVATDGRRFVMSVLNAVLGGGMSSRLFQEVREKRGLVYSTYSFASAYADAGYFGMYAGCTPSKVQQVIGLLGAELDKLAEGGIAEDELRKAVGQLCGGIVLALEDTGSRMSRLGRAELVSGEYQDIDETLRLIKAVTAGEVQELARELAAAPRTITVVGPFEETETFGL, from the coding sequence ATGACTGTCGTCCCCCTGCCGCTTGAGCAGAACCTGCACGCTGACACCCTGATCCACGGCGCCGACGGCGGGTCCGAAGTTCGCCGCTCGGTACTGCCCGGCGGTGTCCGCGTGCTGACTGAGGCGATGCCCGGGCAGCGGTCGGCAACCATCGGTTTCTGGGTCGGAGTGGGTTCGCGCGACGAGGCCGCCGGCCAGCACGGTTCGACCCACTTCCTGGAGCACCTGCTGTTCAAGGGCACCCGGCGCCGCAGTGCCCTGGAGATCGCCTCGGCCTTCGACGAGGTCGGCGGAGAGTCCAACGCGGCGACGGCGAAGGAAAGCACCTGCTACTTCGCCCGCGTGCTGGACACCGACCTGCCGATGGCAATCGACGTGATTGCCGACATGATCACCGGCGCCGTCCTGGATCCGCAGGAGATGGATCAGGAACGCGACGTCATCCTCGAAGAAATCGCGATGGACAGCGACGACCCCACCGACGTCGCACACGAGCATTTTGTCGCCGCTGTCCTCGGCACGCATCCCCTCGCCCGGCCCATCGGCGGCACGCCCGATGCCATCCGCGCCGTCGAGCGGGATTCAGTCTGGGACCACTACCAGCGTTACTACCGCCCGGACGAGCTCGTTATCACGGCCGCCGGGGGACTGGACCACGACGTCGTCTGCGGGCTCGTGGTGGACGCCCTCAACGCTGCCGGCTGGAAGCTTGAGCCCACCGCCGCGCCGACCCCGCGCCGCGGGACCGACCGGGCGGTCATCGCAGGAACCGCGGGACTGCATGTGGTCAAACGGCCGGTGGAGCAGGCCAACATCATTATGGGCTGCCCCTCTCTCGTCGCCACCGACGGACGCCGCTTCGTGATGAGCGTGCTCAACGCTGTCCTGGGCGGCGGAATGTCGTCCCGGTTGTTCCAGGAAGTCCGGGAAAAGCGCGGTCTCGTCTACTCGACTTACTCGTTCGCGTCGGCCTACGCCGACGCCGGCTACTTCGGCATGTACGCCGGCTGCACGCCGTCGAAAGTCCAGCAGGTCATTGGCCTCCTCGGTGCCGAACTGGACAAGCTGGCCGAAGGCGGCATCGCCGAGGACGAACTCCGCAAGGCCGTCGGACAGCTCTGCGGCGGCATCGTCCTGGCGCTGGAGGATACGGGATCGCGGATGTCCAGGCTGGGCCGCGCGGAGCTGGTCTCCGGCGAATATCAGGACATTGACGAGACCCTGCGGCTGATCAAGGCAGTGACCGCCGGCGAAGTCCAGGAGCTGGCGCGTGAACTCGCGGCCGCGCCGCGGACCATCACCGTCGTCGGTCCGTTCGAGGAGACCGAAACCTTCGGGCTCTGA
- the moaA gene encoding GTP 3',8-cyclase MoaA: protein MTVELGMPQPRDGSGPGLGTSAAAPVSGRPAGMPAGLVDRYGRRATDMRLSLTDKCNLRCTYCMPAEGLEWLAKQAVMSAEEIVRIVRIGVEALGVRELRLTGGEPLVRADLLSIIAALRQAHPELPISMTTNAVGLDKKAAGLKAAGLTRINVSLDSLHEETFTKLTRRPFLDKVLAGVDAAWAAGLGPVKLNAVLMRGINDAESPALLAWALDRGYELRFIEQMPLDADHGWTRRDMITAAEIRELLSVDYVLSNDPRSRDGAPAERFEVRHRVPGTNEAIGDVLGTVGIIASVTEPFCADCRRTRVTAEGKIMSCLFSREEVDLLGLLREGASDDQLAERWQDAMWIKPKAHGMDHVGLDAPDFIQPDRSMSAIGG from the coding sequence ATGACTGTTGAACTCGGCATGCCCCAGCCCCGCGACGGAAGCGGCCCCGGATTGGGCACCTCCGCGGCGGCGCCGGTGTCCGGACGCCCGGCAGGTATGCCGGCCGGACTCGTGGACCGCTACGGCCGCCGCGCCACGGATATGAGGCTCTCGCTCACCGACAAGTGCAACCTGCGCTGCACCTACTGCATGCCGGCCGAAGGCCTGGAATGGCTCGCCAAGCAGGCTGTGATGTCCGCGGAGGAAATCGTGCGGATTGTGCGGATCGGCGTCGAGGCGCTGGGCGTACGCGAGCTGCGGCTGACCGGCGGGGAGCCACTGGTCCGAGCCGATCTGCTGAGCATTATCGCCGCGCTCCGCCAGGCCCATCCCGAGCTTCCAATTTCCATGACCACCAATGCGGTGGGACTGGACAAAAAAGCCGCCGGGCTCAAGGCGGCAGGCCTGACCCGGATCAATGTCTCGCTTGATTCGTTGCATGAGGAGACGTTCACCAAGCTGACCCGGCGGCCGTTCCTGGACAAAGTCCTCGCGGGCGTGGATGCCGCCTGGGCTGCCGGGCTGGGACCGGTGAAGCTCAACGCCGTCCTGATGCGCGGCATCAACGACGCAGAGTCCCCCGCCCTGCTGGCCTGGGCCCTGGACCGCGGCTACGAACTGCGCTTCATCGAACAGATGCCGCTCGACGCCGATCACGGCTGGACCCGCCGTGACATGATCACCGCCGCAGAGATCCGGGAGTTGCTCTCCGTCGACTATGTGCTCAGCAACGATCCCCGTTCCCGCGACGGCGCCCCGGCCGAACGCTTCGAAGTCCGGCACCGGGTGCCCGGAACAAACGAGGCCATCGGAGACGTGCTGGGAACCGTGGGCATCATCGCCTCGGTAACCGAGCCGTTCTGTGCCGATTGCCGCCGCACGCGCGTTACGGCCGAGGGCAAAATCATGAGCTGCCTCTTCTCACGCGAGGAAGTGGACCTGCTGGGGCTGTTGCGCGAAGGCGCCAGCGACGATCAGCTCGCCGAACGCTGGCAGGACGCCATGTGGATCAAGCCCAAGGCGCATGGAATGGACCACGTCGGCCTGGATGCCCCGGACTTCATCCAGCCTGACCGCAGCATGAGCGCCATCGGAGGCTGA
- the kynA gene encoding tryptophan 2,3-dioxygenase, translating to MSIEKNTRELDRDIVRDFSARMSYASYLQLPTLLSAQQPVSAPVHHDELLFIIQHQTTELWLKLVLHELRSAAAWLRIDDLGSALKAIARVKHIQKTLTEQWSVLATLTPTEYSQFRSFLGNSSGFQSSQYRAVEFLLGNKNAKMLPVFESDPEAHAMLQEILEAPSIYDEFLGYLKRQGFDVPAALLERDVTQAHEFSADLVPVFKYIYENAADNWGAYEACEELVDLEDNFQLWRFRHLRTVQRTIGMKSGTGGSSGAAFLQKALELTFFPELFAVRTEIGQ from the coding sequence GTGAGCATTGAAAAGAATACGCGGGAGCTGGACCGGGACATTGTCCGCGATTTCAGCGCCAGGATGAGCTACGCGTCCTACCTGCAACTGCCCACCCTGCTCAGTGCGCAGCAGCCCGTCAGCGCTCCTGTGCACCACGACGAGCTGCTTTTTATCATTCAGCACCAGACGACTGAACTATGGCTGAAGCTGGTCCTTCATGAGCTCCGCAGCGCCGCCGCCTGGCTTCGGATCGATGACCTCGGCTCCGCACTGAAGGCGATTGCCCGGGTCAAACACATCCAAAAGACACTGACCGAGCAATGGTCGGTCCTGGCTACCCTGACGCCCACGGAGTATTCACAGTTCCGGTCCTTCCTGGGCAACTCGTCCGGATTCCAGTCCAGCCAGTACCGTGCGGTCGAATTCCTGCTGGGCAACAAGAACGCCAAGATGCTGCCGGTGTTCGAATCCGACCCCGAGGCCCACGCAATGCTGCAAGAGATCCTCGAAGCCCCGAGCATCTACGACGAGTTCCTCGGCTACCTCAAGCGGCAGGGCTTCGATGTGCCCGCCGCACTGCTGGAGCGGGACGTCACCCAGGCGCATGAGTTCAGCGCCGACCTGGTCCCAGTGTTCAAGTACATCTACGAAAACGCGGCGGACAACTGGGGCGCCTACGAAGCCTGCGAGGAACTCGTGGACCTCGAGGACAACTTCCAGCTGTGGCGTTTCAGGCACTTGCGCACGGTCCAGCGCACCATCGGCATGAAGTCCGGCACCGGCGGCTCCAGCGGTGCCGCCTTCCTGCAGAAGGCCCTGGAACTGACGTTTTTCCCCGAGCTCTTCGCCGTCCGGACGGAGATCGGCCAGTGA
- a CDS encoding MFS transporter: protein MATTLMPERGLRVGTGLLGILLIAVNLRVGFVTVGPLLEGISDELGLSAGQAGLLAGLPLLAFALLSPIAPVLARVAGLDRASWLSVLLLAVGIVLRSVELPGMIWAGTILLGAGIAFLNVLVPSIVKRQFPGRVGQVTGFYTSAQGAVAALGAAIVVPVAQATPSGWRLALGMWVGLALLALAVLGPWLLRSEPKAAVSDSAAPALRSPWTSLLGWQVTLFMGFQSITYYVIIAWLPTIERSHGVSEADAGFHMALFFLVGVCASLGTGAAMSRLADQRAVGLAASLLALASYLGLMLAPGLMLLWVITAAIACGALIVVALSLFSLRTTNHAQAAGLSGMAQSVGYAIAGAGPLAFGLLYEATGAFELPLLLTACCMAVLCVLAVLVGRPRTIG from the coding sequence GTGGCCACTACCCTTATGCCGGAGCGCGGTCTGCGTGTTGGAACAGGACTGCTGGGTATCCTGCTGATCGCCGTGAACCTTCGGGTCGGGTTTGTCACCGTGGGCCCCCTGTTGGAGGGCATCAGCGACGAGCTCGGCCTGTCTGCAGGACAGGCCGGGCTCCTGGCGGGTTTGCCCCTGCTCGCCTTCGCGCTCCTGTCCCCGATAGCACCGGTGCTGGCCCGCGTCGCGGGCCTGGACCGCGCGTCGTGGCTGTCGGTGCTGCTCCTCGCCGTAGGGATTGTGCTCCGGTCCGTAGAATTGCCGGGAATGATTTGGGCCGGAACGATTCTGTTGGGGGCCGGCATAGCCTTCCTGAACGTGCTGGTGCCGTCGATCGTCAAGCGGCAATTCCCCGGCAGGGTGGGCCAGGTGACGGGGTTCTACACCTCAGCGCAGGGAGCCGTCGCAGCTCTCGGTGCCGCCATCGTGGTCCCGGTGGCTCAGGCAACGCCCTCGGGGTGGCGGCTGGCACTGGGCATGTGGGTCGGCCTGGCTCTGCTGGCCCTGGCAGTCCTCGGTCCCTGGCTGCTCAGGAGTGAACCCAAGGCTGCTGTCAGCGACAGCGCTGCGCCGGCGCTGCGCTCCCCCTGGACCTCGCTCCTCGGCTGGCAGGTGACGCTTTTTATGGGCTTCCAGTCGATCACGTATTACGTCATCATTGCGTGGCTGCCCACGATCGAGCGGAGTCATGGCGTGTCCGAAGCAGACGCCGGATTCCATATGGCGCTCTTTTTCCTGGTTGGAGTGTGTGCCAGCCTCGGCACGGGCGCAGCGATGTCGCGGCTGGCCGACCAGCGCGCGGTCGGGCTGGCCGCGAGCCTGCTGGCACTGGCATCCTATTTGGGACTCATGCTGGCTCCCGGCCTGATGCTGCTCTGGGTCATTACCGCGGCCATTGCCTGCGGGGCTTTAATTGTGGTTGCCCTGTCGCTCTTCAGCCTGCGAACCACCAACCATGCCCAGGCGGCAGGACTCTCAGGGATGGCGCAGTCCGTCGGCTACGCTATTGCCGGTGCAGGGCCGCTGGCGTTCGGGCTGCTCTACGAAGCGACCGGAGCGTTCGAACTGCCTCTGCTCCTCACGGCGTGCTGCATGGCTGTGCTGTGCGTGCTCGCCGTTCTTGTGGGCCGACCACGCACCATCGGATGA